Proteins encoded by one window of Dietzia sp. B32:
- a CDS encoding trans-acting enoyl reductase family protein, with translation MSEAHSQPASASDKADRPFDIVLYGATGFTGGLVAEYLMQNMPVGGSWAVAGRNRTKLDAIVARLASEMPDVPAPGVVVADTDDARSLDEMARSARVVITTVGPYLEYGEPLVAACADAGTDYVDLTGEPEFVDRMYLEYHDAAVASGARIVHACGFDSIPHDLGVFYTMKQVPEGVPAVVYGAVYADAQFSGGTFHSAIGQFARLRDAAKTARLRRQKEGKVAGRRIKSVQGKPHRDSVLGRWLVPLPTIDPQVVLRSAAALDSYGPDFTYSHYASVGSPVTATAGMVGVGAVALGSQIGPLRSQILKRIDRGAGPSESRRARSSFDVTFVALAGGRRVVTRVSGGDPGYTETSMMLAESALCLAFDELPALSGQLTTAQAMGDALLDRVQRGGLTFEVLST, from the coding sequence TCGACATCGTGCTCTACGGTGCGACCGGCTTCACCGGGGGCCTCGTCGCCGAGTACCTCATGCAGAACATGCCGGTGGGCGGCTCCTGGGCGGTCGCCGGCCGTAACCGGACGAAGCTCGACGCGATCGTCGCGCGACTGGCGAGCGAGATGCCCGACGTCCCCGCGCCCGGGGTCGTCGTCGCCGACACCGACGACGCGCGGTCGCTGGACGAGATGGCACGGTCGGCCCGGGTCGTCATCACCACCGTCGGCCCGTATCTCGAATACGGCGAGCCGCTGGTCGCCGCCTGCGCCGACGCCGGCACCGACTACGTGGACCTGACCGGTGAGCCCGAGTTCGTCGACCGCATGTACCTCGAGTACCACGACGCGGCCGTGGCCTCCGGCGCACGGATCGTCCACGCCTGTGGATTCGACTCGATCCCCCACGACCTGGGCGTTTTCTACACCATGAAGCAGGTGCCCGAGGGCGTGCCCGCGGTGGTCTACGGGGCCGTGTACGCGGACGCCCAGTTCTCCGGCGGGACCTTCCACTCGGCCATCGGGCAGTTCGCGCGCCTGCGGGACGCGGCGAAGACCGCCCGGCTCCGGCGGCAGAAGGAGGGCAAGGTCGCCGGCCGTCGGATCAAGTCGGTCCAGGGCAAGCCGCACCGCGACAGCGTGCTGGGTCGGTGGCTCGTGCCGCTGCCGACCATCGACCCCCAGGTCGTCCTGCGCTCCGCCGCAGCCCTCGACAGCTACGGCCCGGACTTCACCTACTCGCACTACGCCTCGGTCGGCTCGCCCGTCACCGCCACGGCCGGGATGGTCGGTGTCGGCGCGGTCGCGCTCGGTTCCCAGATCGGCCCCCTGCGTTCACAGATCCTCAAGCGGATCGACCGGGGTGCGGGGCCGAGCGAGTCCCGGCGGGCCCGGTCCTCGTTCGACGTCACCTTCGTCGCGCTGGCCGGTGGCCGTCGGGTCGTCACGCGTGTCTCGGGAGGCGACCCGGGGTACACGGAGACCTCGATGATGCTCGCCGAGTCCGCGCTGTGCCTGGCGTTCGACGAGCTGCCCGCGCTCTCGGGTCAGCTCACCACGGCACAGGCCATGGGCGACGCCCTCCTCGACCGCGTCCAGCGCGGCGGTCTGACGTTCGAGGTCCTGTCGACCTGA
- the purL gene encoding phosphoribosylformylglycinamidine synthase subunit PurL produces the protein MTSHVDSISHASDTPDLAQPWAELGLKEDEYARIREILGRRPTDAELAMYSVMWSEHCSYKSSKVHLKYFGETTTDEMRSSMLAGIGENAGVVDIGGGWAVTFKVESHNHPSYIEPYQGAATGVGGIIRDIMAMGARPVAVMDQLRFGPADADDTHRVLPGVVAGVGGYGNCLGLPNIGGETVFDESYAANPLVNALGAGVMRVEDLHLAFASGTGNRIILFGARTGLDGIGGVSVLASETFDVDENGAPVKPRKLPSVQVGDPFMEKVLIECCLELYRDELVVGIQDLGGAGLACATSELAAAGDGGMHIVLDNVPLRAEGMSAAEILSSESQERMCAVVTPENVEAFMEVCRRWDVLAADIGEVTDGDRLTIEFRGETVVDAPPESLADEGPVYERPLERPADQDALQADTTADLARPATGDELRQTLLDMISSPALCSRKFITEQYDRYVRGNTILAENADGGVLRIDEESGRGIALSTDASGRYTKLDPYTGARLALAEAYRNVAVTGATPVAVTNCLNFGSPEDPGVMWQFREAVHGLADGCAELGIPVTGGNVSFYNQTGSTPILPTPVVGVLGVIDDVARRTPTAFGDTPGESIYLLGETRDELDGSIWAQVAHDHLGGLPPTVDLKWEATLARIMATSSKDGLITGAHDLSEGGLAQALVESALAGECGIRVVLPSDADPFVWLFSESAGRVIVSVPRGEEIRFQQMLTAQNIPHTRVGVTDPESGTFEVQGQFTLTIDELRDAHEGTLPALFGVDPV, from the coding sequence GTGACCTCTCACGTGGACTCCATCTCGCACGCCTCCGACACCCCCGACCTCGCCCAGCCGTGGGCGGAACTCGGACTCAAGGAGGACGAGTACGCCCGCATCCGCGAGATCCTGGGGCGCCGCCCCACGGACGCCGAACTGGCGATGTACTCCGTCATGTGGTCGGAGCACTGCTCCTACAAGTCGTCCAAGGTGCACCTGAAGTACTTCGGGGAGACCACCACCGACGAGATGCGCTCGTCCATGCTCGCCGGCATCGGTGAGAACGCCGGCGTCGTGGACATCGGCGGCGGCTGGGCAGTGACGTTCAAGGTCGAGTCCCACAACCACCCCTCGTACATCGAGCCCTACCAGGGCGCCGCGACCGGTGTCGGCGGGATCATCCGCGACATCATGGCGATGGGTGCGCGGCCGGTGGCCGTGATGGACCAGCTTCGCTTCGGCCCCGCCGACGCCGACGACACGCACCGCGTGCTCCCCGGTGTCGTGGCGGGCGTCGGCGGGTACGGCAACTGCCTGGGCCTGCCCAACATCGGTGGTGAGACGGTGTTCGACGAGTCCTACGCCGCCAACCCGCTGGTCAACGCCCTCGGTGCGGGCGTCATGCGCGTGGAGGACCTGCACCTGGCGTTCGCCTCCGGCACGGGCAACAGGATCATCCTGTTCGGTGCCCGCACCGGCCTCGACGGGATCGGTGGCGTGTCCGTGCTGGCGTCCGAGACCTTCGATGTGGACGAGAACGGCGCGCCGGTCAAGCCGCGCAAGCTCCCCAGCGTCCAGGTGGGCGACCCGTTCATGGAGAAGGTCCTCATCGAGTGCTGCCTCGAGCTGTACCGCGACGAGCTGGTCGTGGGCATCCAGGACCTCGGCGGTGCCGGCCTGGCGTGCGCCACCTCCGAGCTGGCCGCGGCCGGCGACGGCGGCATGCACATCGTGCTCGACAACGTCCCGCTGCGCGCGGAGGGCATGTCCGCCGCCGAGATCCTCTCCAGTGAGTCGCAGGAGCGCATGTGCGCCGTGGTGACGCCGGAGAACGTCGAGGCCTTCATGGAGGTGTGCCGCCGCTGGGACGTGTTGGCCGCCGACATCGGCGAGGTCACCGACGGCGACCGGCTCACCATCGAGTTCCGCGGGGAGACCGTGGTGGACGCCCCGCCGGAGTCGCTGGCCGACGAGGGGCCGGTCTACGAGCGCCCCCTCGAGCGGCCCGCCGACCAGGACGCCCTGCAGGCCGACACCACCGCGGACCTGGCCCGCCCGGCCACCGGCGACGAGTTGCGCCAGACCCTGCTGGACATGATCTCCAGCCCGGCCCTGTGCTCGCGCAAGTTCATCACCGAGCAGTACGACCGGTACGTCCGCGGCAACACGATCCTCGCGGAGAACGCCGACGGCGGAGTCCTGCGCATCGACGAGGAGTCCGGCCGCGGCATCGCGCTGTCGACCGACGCGTCGGGGCGCTACACCAAGCTCGACCCGTACACCGGTGCCCGGCTGGCCCTGGCGGAGGCGTACCGCAATGTCGCCGTCACCGGTGCCACCCCGGTCGCGGTGACCAACTGCCTGAACTTCGGCTCCCCCGAGGACCCGGGCGTGATGTGGCAGTTCCGCGAGGCCGTCCACGGTCTCGCGGACGGCTGTGCCGAGCTCGGTATCCCCGTCACCGGCGGCAACGTCTCGTTCTACAACCAGACCGGTTCCACCCCGATCCTGCCGACGCCCGTCGTGGGCGTGCTGGGCGTGATCGACGACGTGGCCCGCCGCACGCCGACGGCCTTCGGTGACACCCCCGGCGAGAGCATCTACCTGCTCGGCGAGACCCGCGACGAGCTCGACGGTTCCATCTGGGCCCAGGTCGCCCACGACCATCTCGGTGGGCTGCCCCCGACCGTGGACCTGAAGTGGGAGGCCACGCTGGCCCGCATCATGGCGACCAGCTCCAAGGACGGCCTCATCACCGGTGCCCACGACCTGTCCGAGGGCGGGCTCGCCCAGGCGCTCGTCGAGTCGGCGCTGGCGGGGGAGTGCGGCATCCGCGTCGTGCTGCCGTCCGACGCCGACCCGTTCGTCTGGTTGTTCTCCGAGTCCGCCGGGCGCGTGATCGTCTCCGTGCCCCGCGGCGAGGAGATCCGCTTCCAGCAGATGCTCACCGCGCAGAACATCCCGCACACCCGCGTCGGTGTCACCGACCCCGAGTCGGGCACGTTCGAGGTGCAGGGCCAGTTCACCTTGACGATCGACGAACTCCGCGACGCCCACGAGGGGACGCTCCCGGCGCTGTTCGGGGTCGACCCGGTCTGA
- a CDS encoding YoaK family protein — translation MRDLRKRERVLAVVLAATAGFVDAVGFLVVGGYFVSFMSGNSTRMVVDLSGGDLGGAGIAAVVLVSFFLGAVGGAVVTRRRNLDDRPAVLSLVAVLLLVSLALHRVTTAAVLGAPVSVAAAAASMGAMNSVFHSRGEVSLGVTYMTGAVVKSAHRLVDALAGGSWAPYRQQVALWSALVLGGVAGASLHAVMGADALSLAAVVVIGAAVVTVLLRARDYRTP, via the coding sequence ATGCGCGACCTGCGCAAGCGTGAACGGGTCCTCGCGGTGGTGCTCGCCGCCACCGCCGGGTTCGTCGACGCCGTGGGGTTCCTCGTGGTGGGCGGCTACTTCGTGTCCTTCATGAGCGGGAACTCCACCCGCATGGTCGTCGACCTCTCGGGCGGTGACCTGGGCGGCGCCGGCATCGCCGCGGTCGTGCTGGTCTCCTTCTTCCTCGGTGCGGTCGGCGGAGCCGTGGTCACCCGTCGCCGCAACCTCGACGACCGCCCCGCGGTCCTGTCCCTGGTCGCGGTCCTGCTGCTGGTTTCCCTCGCTCTGCACCGGGTGACCACGGCCGCGGTGCTGGGGGCCCCGGTGTCGGTCGCCGCGGCGGCCGCGTCGATGGGTGCCATGAACTCCGTCTTCCACTCACGCGGCGAGGTCTCGCTCGGCGTGACGTACATGACGGGCGCGGTGGTGAAGTCGGCCCACCGCCTGGTCGATGCGCTGGCCGGGGGGTCCTGGGCCCCGTACCGCCAGCAGGTGGCCCTGTGGTCCGCACTCGTCCTGGGTGGTGTCGCCGGAGCGTCGCTGCACGCCGTCATGGGGGCCGACGCACTGTCGCTGGCCGCTGTGGTCGTGATCGGCGCGGCGGTCGTGACCGTCCTGTTGCGGGCCCGGGACTACCGCACCCCCTGA
- a CDS encoding LssY C-terminal domain-containing protein, whose translation MSTSERAAPVYVSPPSKVRDDTVRPVLPGLAVDTVFFALATLSACWLGWRLLADVWHHTWWHLLLLIPFWALVAYLVLPRLQTLITAVYVPGYFIARTRTSDGLLGDPVNLAVDGTARQIHEAMTACGWVLADDITVRSSWGIIVSSVLRRSYPSAPVSPLKLFGRRQCLAYQQEVEGNAAQRHHVRFWRCPDGWLLPGGHRVQWLGAGTYDRAVGLSLFTLQVTHKIDADIDVERDYIVDSIQYHMPAVGVRVLENFSTGYHSRNGGGDAIRTDGDLPVVDLRCVPVPEASAADLPPGVVRAARGFDDPDAEGGVASGDPDRPADDVAPDPGHLPRPAALTAGCALVGLSVLVLTVLALRDLVGGADLEEFAGLQQSELVPAIIALALFIGATYGAMGVLALLTYRGYARPRVWLLALTWVSTLSTEYGRLTTDAEQDTFLGGYPVLAVNVLIMLLLTSMASRTWSRRTAQDRRDRRRGARTGVRELPAGGAPDAVAPARAATHAAASIPAGSGDPT comes from the coding sequence ATGTCCACCAGCGAGCGCGCGGCGCCCGTCTACGTCAGCCCGCCGTCCAAGGTCCGCGACGACACGGTGCGCCCCGTCCTGCCCGGCCTCGCGGTGGACACCGTGTTCTTCGCGCTCGCGACACTGTCGGCGTGCTGGCTGGGGTGGCGACTGCTGGCCGACGTCTGGCACCACACCTGGTGGCACCTGCTCCTGCTCATCCCGTTCTGGGCGCTGGTCGCCTACCTGGTCCTGCCGCGCCTGCAGACGCTCATCACGGCGGTGTACGTCCCCGGGTACTTCATCGCGCGCACCCGCACCTCCGACGGGCTGTTGGGGGACCCGGTCAACCTGGCCGTCGACGGCACCGCCCGTCAGATCCACGAGGCCATGACCGCCTGCGGCTGGGTGCTGGCCGACGACATCACGGTGCGCTCATCCTGGGGCATCATCGTCTCCTCGGTGCTGCGCCGGTCCTACCCGTCGGCCCCGGTCAGCCCGCTGAAGCTCTTCGGTCGGCGGCAGTGCCTCGCCTACCAGCAGGAGGTGGAGGGCAACGCGGCCCAGCGCCACCACGTGCGCTTCTGGCGCTGTCCGGACGGCTGGCTCCTGCCCGGCGGGCACCGTGTCCAGTGGCTCGGCGCCGGCACCTACGACCGCGCGGTGGGCCTGTCGCTGTTCACCCTCCAGGTGACCCACAAGATCGACGCGGACATCGACGTCGAGCGCGACTACATCGTGGACTCCATCCAGTACCACATGCCGGCTGTGGGGGTCCGGGTGCTGGAGAACTTCTCGACCGGTTACCACTCCCGCAACGGCGGCGGCGACGCGATCCGTACCGATGGAGACCTGCCCGTGGTGGACCTGCGGTGCGTGCCGGTCCCCGAGGCGTCGGCGGCCGACCTACCGCCCGGCGTGGTGCGCGCGGCTCGCGGCTTCGACGACCCGGACGCCGAGGGGGGCGTGGCCTCGGGGGATCCGGACCGGCCGGCCGACGACGTCGCACCCGACCCCGGGCACCTGCCGCGACCGGCGGCGCTCACCGCGGGGTGCGCCCTCGTCGGGCTCAGCGTCCTCGTTCTGACCGTGCTGGCACTGCGCGATCTGGTGGGCGGGGCGGACCTGGAGGAGTTCGCCGGGCTGCAGCAGTCCGAGCTGGTGCCCGCCATCATCGCCCTCGCGCTGTTCATCGGCGCGACCTACGGCGCGATGGGCGTGCTGGCACTGCTCACCTACCGCGGATACGCCAGACCGCGCGTGTGGCTCCTGGCGCTGACGTGGGTGAGCACGCTCTCCACCGAGTACGGGCGGTTGACCACCGATGCCGAGCAGGACACGTTCCTCGGCGGGTATCCCGTCCTGGCCGTCAACGTCCTCATCATGCTGCTGCTCACGAGCATGGCCTCGCGGACGTGGAGTCGGCGCACCGCCCAGGACCGGCGTGACCGTCGGCGTGGTGCGCGCACCGGGGTGCGGGAACTGCCGGCCGGCGGGGCCCCGGACGCCGTGGCGCCGGCGCGTGCGGCCACACACGCTGCGGCGTCGATCCCCGCCGGCTCGGGGGACCCGACGTGA
- a CDS encoding sterol carrier family protein — protein MSRVPDAAAVRAAVEAVTPWLDDDETAAEPGRSALAAAVRGTVEVLAAELPGRSVEVRVPPFAAAQCVEGPRHTRGSPPNVVETDPRTWLELATGRIGWDAAVREGRVRASGTRAAAVAAGLPVIRPA, from the coding sequence GTGAGCCGCGTCCCCGACGCCGCGGCGGTGCGCGCGGCCGTCGAGGCGGTGACGCCGTGGCTCGACGACGACGAGACGGCTGCCGAACCCGGTCGGTCGGCGCTGGCGGCGGCGGTCCGCGGCACCGTGGAGGTCCTCGCGGCCGAGCTGCCGGGGCGTTCCGTCGAGGTCCGTGTTCCGCCGTTCGCCGCGGCGCAGTGTGTGGAGGGGCCGCGGCACACCCGGGGCAGCCCACCCAACGTCGTCGAGACGGACCCCCGCACCTGGCTGGAGCTGGCGACGGGCCGGATCGGCTGGGACGCCGCGGTGAGAGAGGGCCGGGTGCGGGCCTCGGGCACCCGCGCGGCGGCGGTCGCCGCAGGGTTGCCGGTCATCCGACCCGCGTGA
- the purF gene encoding amidophosphoribosyltransferase: MESTSSRPAPSGSLRRTGGGSAVGLGLPDPSVPGPAGLPVDAERIGPVEECGVFGVWAPGEDVAKLTYYGLYALQHRGQEAAGIAVADGEQVLVYKDLGLVSQVFDEQTLESMHGHVAIGHCRYSTTGAASWDNAQPMFRPTTDGGSLVLGHNGNLVNTQELKRHATDLGIGGYSEESTHSDSDIVSTLLAHEARDGGLEEAAARLLPRLRGAYCLTFSDENTLYAARDPHGVRPLALGRLERGWVVSSETSALDIVGASFVRDIEPGELIAIDADGVRSRKLSPPTPKTCVFEYVYLARPDSVINQRLVNSARVEIGRRLAREHPAEGDLVIPVPESGTPAAVGYAQESGIPFAQGLTKNAYVGRTFIQPSQTIRQLGIRLKLNPLREVIRGQRLVVVDDSIVRGNTQRALVRMLYEAGAREVHVRIASPPVRWPCFYGIDFASPAELIANGVDASDGMLEGVRRAIGADSLGYVSVEGMIEASGQRPDELCAACFDGHYPIELPDDSPMSAAVRALAAEVDGLEADRFPVRSDSGDPVRRP; the protein is encoded by the coding sequence GTGGAGAGCACGTCGTCACGACCGGCACCGTCCGGATCACTCCGCCGTACCGGTGGCGGGTCCGCCGTGGGGCTGGGGCTGCCGGACCCGTCCGTTCCCGGGCCCGCGGGCCTGCCCGTCGACGCCGAGCGCATCGGCCCGGTCGAGGAGTGCGGAGTCTTCGGCGTGTGGGCCCCCGGCGAGGACGTCGCCAAGCTCACCTACTACGGCCTGTACGCGCTGCAGCACCGCGGTCAGGAGGCCGCCGGTATCGCCGTCGCGGACGGCGAGCAGGTCCTGGTCTACAAGGACCTCGGCCTGGTCAGCCAGGTCTTCGACGAGCAGACGCTCGAATCGATGCACGGTCACGTGGCGATCGGGCACTGCCGCTACTCGACCACGGGCGCGGCGAGCTGGGACAACGCCCAGCCGATGTTCAGGCCCACGACCGACGGCGGTTCCCTGGTGCTCGGGCACAACGGCAACCTGGTCAACACGCAGGAGCTCAAGCGGCACGCGACGGACCTGGGGATCGGTGGGTATTCGGAGGAGAGCACCCACTCGGACTCCGACATCGTCTCGACCCTCCTCGCCCACGAGGCGCGTGACGGGGGACTGGAGGAGGCCGCGGCCCGTCTGCTGCCCCGACTGCGCGGGGCCTACTGCCTCACCTTCTCCGACGAGAACACGCTCTACGCGGCCCGCGACCCGCACGGCGTGCGCCCGCTGGCGCTCGGACGTCTCGAGCGTGGCTGGGTCGTGTCGTCCGAGACGTCCGCCCTGGACATCGTCGGGGCCTCGTTTGTCCGCGACATCGAGCCCGGCGAACTCATCGCGATCGACGCCGACGGCGTGCGGTCCCGCAAGCTCTCGCCCCCGACTCCCAAGACGTGCGTGTTCGAGTACGTTTACCTCGCCCGTCCCGATTCGGTGATCAACCAGCGCCTGGTCAATTCGGCGCGGGTCGAGATCGGGCGCCGCCTGGCCCGCGAACACCCCGCCGAGGGCGACCTGGTGATCCCGGTCCCCGAGTCCGGCACCCCGGCCGCGGTCGGCTACGCCCAGGAGTCCGGGATCCCGTTCGCCCAGGGGCTGACGAAGAACGCCTACGTGGGCCGCACGTTCATCCAGCCCAGCCAGACCATCCGTCAACTGGGCATCCGCCTCAAACTCAATCCGTTGCGCGAGGTTATCCGCGGGCAGCGGCTCGTGGTGGTGGACGACTCGATCGTGCGCGGGAACACCCAGCGGGCCCTGGTCCGCATGTTGTACGAGGCCGGAGCCCGCGAGGTGCACGTCCGGATCGCCTCTCCGCCGGTGCGCTGGCCCTGCTTCTACGGGATCGACTTCGCCAGTCCCGCCGAACTCATCGCCAACGGCGTCGACGCCTCCGACGGGATGCTCGAGGGGGTCCGCCGTGCCATCGGCGCAGACAGCCTCGGTTACGTCTCCGTCGAGGGGATGATCGAGGCCAGTGGCCAACGGCCCGACGAACTGTGCGCGGCCTGCTTCGACGGTCACTATCCCATCGAGCTGCCCGACGACTCACCCATGAGCGCGGCCGTCCGCGCGCTGGCTGCCGAGGTCGACGGCCTCGAGGCCGATCGCTTCCCGGTCCGCAGTGACAGCGGGGACCCTGTCCGCCGACCCTGA
- the purM gene encoding phosphoribosylformylglycinamidine cyclo-ligase, with protein MTDNSHHPTGASYAAAGVDIDAGERAVELFAPHAKRATRPEVMGGLGGFAGLFSLKNTYRQPLLASSTDGVGTKIAVAQAMDVHNTVGIDLVAMVVDDLVVCGAEPLFLQDYIAIGKVVPEHVADIVEGIAEGCVQAGCALLGGETAEHPGLMAPGEYDISATGVGIVEADEILQAENVRPGDVIIGMASSGLHSNGYSLARHVLLELARLPLEGHVEEFGRTLGEELLEPTRIYALDCLSLIAETDVRVFSHVTGGGLAENLARVMPRGLVARLDRGRWSVPAVFNTIAHHGRVEQAEMERTFNMGVGMVAVLPEEDVDRAQAVLTARHVENWVIGRVEKASEDVDAPRVTLEGSHARF; from the coding sequence ATGACCGACAACTCACACCACCCGACCGGCGCCTCGTACGCCGCCGCCGGCGTCGACATCGACGCCGGCGAGCGCGCGGTGGAGCTGTTCGCCCCCCACGCCAAGCGGGCGACCCGGCCGGAGGTGATGGGGGGCCTCGGTGGTTTCGCCGGCCTGTTCTCGCTGAAGAACACCTACCGGCAGCCGCTGCTCGCCTCGTCCACGGACGGCGTCGGCACCAAGATCGCCGTCGCGCAGGCGATGGACGTCCACAACACGGTCGGTATCGACCTCGTCGCGATGGTCGTCGACGACCTCGTGGTGTGCGGTGCCGAGCCGCTGTTCCTCCAGGACTACATCGCCATCGGCAAGGTCGTCCCCGAGCATGTCGCGGACATCGTCGAGGGGATCGCCGAAGGCTGCGTCCAGGCCGGATGTGCGCTGCTGGGCGGGGAGACCGCTGAGCACCCGGGGCTCATGGCTCCGGGGGAGTACGACATCTCCGCCACCGGCGTGGGGATCGTCGAGGCCGACGAGATCCTCCAGGCCGAGAACGTCCGTCCCGGCGACGTGATCATCGGTATGGCCTCGTCGGGGCTGCACTCCAACGGCTACTCCCTGGCCCGCCACGTGCTCCTCGAGCTCGCCCGACTCCCGCTCGAAGGACACGTCGAGGAGTTCGGACGGACCCTGGGTGAGGAGTTGCTCGAGCCGACGCGCATCTACGCGCTCGACTGCCTCAGCCTCATCGCGGAGACCGACGTCCGGGTCTTCAGTCACGTCACCGGTGGCGGGCTCGCCGAGAACCTCGCCCGGGTGATGCCCCGGGGCCTGGTCGCCCGGCTCGACCGGGGCCGGTGGTCCGTCCCCGCGGTCTTCAACACCATCGCCCACCACGGCCGCGTCGAGCAGGCCGAGATGGAGCGCACGTTCAACATGGGTGTCGGGATGGTCGCCGTCCTGCCCGAGGAGGACGTGGACCGCGCCCAGGCGGTCCTCACCGCCCGCCACGTCGAGAACTGGGTGATCGGTCGCGTGGAGAAGGCCAGCGAGGACGTCGACGCCCCGCGGGTGACGCTCGAGGGGTCACACGCCCGGTTCTAG
- a CDS encoding DUF3073 domain-containing protein, whose protein sequence is MGRGRAKAKQTKVARELKYNTPQTDLERLQQELSGGGSPTRLSTDEDDDPYGSWSDGDTRY, encoded by the coding sequence ATGGGCCGAGGCCGCGCGAAGGCGAAGCAGACCAAGGTCGCTCGCGAACTGAAGTACAACACTCCGCAGACGGACCTAGAACGTCTCCAGCAGGAGTTGTCGGGTGGAGGGTCGCCCACGCGACTCAGCACCGACGAGGACGACGACCCCTACGGGTCGTGGTCCGACGGCGACACCAGGTACTGA
- a CDS encoding folate-binding protein YgfZ, whose amino-acid sequence MTDPVVPERTDSGYRSPILNRPGAVDEADTSPDVGVPFHYGDPFGEQRAADSGFVVVDRSHRDVLTIGGGERLTWLEGFVSQHVSEIPDGGGAETLILDANGRVEHHAVLADVAGTLVVDTEPGRGAALLQFLTKMVFWADATPETAELAVITLTGATLPASLAAPDGTEVALPAGDYASAALPGGGVARRMPWPLAGSIDLVVPRSGLTAWFDAAVAAGARPAGSWAFEAMRAAGTTPLRGRLGVDTDEKTIPHEVPTWIGAVAQLGAVHLDKGCYRGQETVSRVHNLGRSPRVLVRLQLDGSGSDELPVPGTEVSSGGRTVGRVGTVVQHHEDGPVALALLKRSVPLDAALEIDGVLAAVDPDSVPQETGTQAGREAVRRLRGQV is encoded by the coding sequence GTGACCGACCCAGTTGTGCCCGAGCGGACCGACAGCGGCTACCGCAGCCCGATCCTGAACCGCCCCGGAGCAGTAGACGAGGCCGACACCTCCCCCGACGTCGGGGTGCCGTTCCACTACGGCGACCCCTTCGGCGAGCAGCGCGCTGCCGACTCCGGCTTCGTGGTCGTCGACCGCTCGCACCGGGATGTCCTGACCATCGGTGGCGGGGAGCGGCTGACCTGGCTCGAGGGCTTCGTCTCCCAGCACGTGTCCGAGATTCCGGACGGCGGCGGCGCGGAGACACTGATCCTGGACGCGAACGGGCGGGTGGAACACCACGCGGTCCTGGCCGATGTGGCGGGCACGCTCGTCGTGGACACCGAACCCGGCCGCGGTGCGGCCCTGCTGCAGTTCCTCACCAAGATGGTGTTCTGGGCCGACGCCACCCCGGAGACGGCCGAACTCGCGGTCATCACCCTCACCGGCGCCACCCTGCCCGCCTCCCTCGCGGCCCCGGACGGCACCGAGGTGGCCCTGCCCGCCGGGGACTACGCCAGCGCCGCGCTGCCGGGGGGCGGCGTGGCCCGGCGGATGCCCTGGCCCCTGGCCGGGTCGATCGATCTGGTGGTCCCCCGTTCCGGACTGACCGCGTGGTTCGACGCGGCGGTCGCGGCGGGTGCACGCCCGGCGGGGTCGTGGGCGTTCGAGGCGATGCGTGCGGCCGGGACGACCCCGCTGCGTGGTCGCCTCGGGGTGGACACGGACGAGAAGACCATCCCCCACGAGGTGCCCACCTGGATCGGCGCGGTCGCCCAGCTCGGCGCCGTGCACCTGGACAAGGGCTGCTACCGGGGCCAGGAGACGGTGTCCCGCGTCCACAACCTCGGACGGTCGCCCCGGGTACTCGTGCGACTCCAGCTGGACGGCTCCGGCAGCGACGAACTACCCGTGCCCGGAACCGAGGTCAGCTCCGGTGGACGGACCGTCGGACGCGTCGGAACGGTGGTCCAGCACCACGAGGACGGCCCGGTGGCGCTCGCCCTGCTCAAGCGGTCGGTCCCCCTCGACGCCGCTCTCGAGATCGACGGGGTCCTCGCCGCCGTCGATCCGGACAGCGTCCCGCAGGAGACCGGGACGCAGGCCGGGCGAGAGGCCGTCCGCCGGCTCCGCGGTCAGGTCTGA